A window from Halomicrobium urmianum encodes these proteins:
- a CDS encoding DUF5658 family protein, which translates to MDVHDDGEPYQWVEGSLHEWVDSLGIDATAVECQLWLLAAVAFVADVQFTHAGLQHGLTEGNPLMRWAIGVGGITALALAKGAVLGIAALVRAAFPRYGPVVPLGVAVPWLAAVDINAALLV; encoded by the coding sequence ATGGACGTGCACGACGACGGGGAGCCGTACCAGTGGGTGGAGGGTTCCCTGCACGAGTGGGTGGACTCGCTCGGCATCGACGCGACCGCGGTCGAGTGCCAACTGTGGCTGCTCGCCGCGGTGGCGTTCGTCGCCGACGTACAGTTTACGCACGCCGGACTCCAGCACGGCCTCACCGAGGGCAACCCCCTCATGCGCTGGGCCATCGGTGTGGGTGGCATCACCGCGCTCGCCCTCGCGAAGGGGGCCGTGCTCGGCATCGCCGCGCTCGTACGCGCAGCGTTCCCGCGCTACGGGCCGGTCGTCCCCCTCGGCGTGGCGGTCCCGTGGCTCGCGGCGGTCGACATCAACGCCGCGCTCCTGGTCTG